The segment GGTTTTTCTTCACCGTCAACAATATATGAGTGTGTATTCACCGTATAGCTGTTTGGGTTCAACATAAGCAGAGCTTGAGACTCTACTTTATAATTCTTTTGCCTTACTTCAAACAATGCTTCTAGTGACTGACGCACCGTTTTGGGCAATTCCTGCGTTTGCAAAATACATCTTAGTTTCTCCCAAATCATATCGTGACTTTTCTTGCTTACAAGCGCGAGCTTCCAGCCACATACTTTCATAACTGCAATAATCAGTTTTAAAGAATTCTTCTCAAGAAGTAGCAACAGAATCTGTAAGATCACAATTTCATGTATAACATCGTAAAGAAATAGAATAGACAAACATTGAAGAATACTTTCACATGAAACGTAGTCCCTGTGATTGAACTGCTCCACGAATGTTAGCACCAATTCTTTCGTTAAAGTTTCACCAATCTCTGGAATTTCGGAATTCAACAAGGTAATCAAAGCCGATAAAACAGGCATTTGTCGACTGTTCTGTTTCTTGAGAGTAAAATCTAATATATTGCTACAAACAATATTGCGGCCAAGAATTATATTGACTTGAAATAGATCTTTATACGATTCCTGCAAGTTGTCCATTGTTAAATTGGATACTATGCCTGAAACGTGTGAATTTATCATTTCccagttttctttctctaatTTCACGTCATCTGCATGTTCAGTAGTTGCAGACATATTAATTTCTAGCCCTTATGTCCTTTCCtattgtttacatattgCAAATAAATGCAATAATGGATATCGAtgttaattttttcaagagtattgtaatgaaaaatgataaaaacagGGACcgtcaaaaagaaaagtggTGAGCCCCAAAATCTAAAAGAAAGCAGCGTAAGTATGGTTGAAGAAAGTTCCAGAGTTCTAATTGTTCTACCTTACTTACTGCCCGATGCAACTTTGCAGAGGATTACAGGGCAAACTATTCCGTTTTTGAGAAAATGGCAAAGCCAGCTAGATATTGTGATTATACCTAAATTCAAAACCTCATTCCAGTTGGATTCTGCACTGGGGAAGATGTACAGTATCACCCGAGATGTTCTTTTGGACTACGGAATGATCAATACCGGgattaatattattttcaacaatagCGATTTTGCCAAAAGTGGTTTGGAATGGAAAGTGGTGCTATTGCCACACGACTCCACCTTCAAAACATGGAAACTAGAGTTGAGAGACGCACAGTATCACACTATAGAACACTATTCATTACATGATAAAGTTATGGAAGAAATAATAGGCCCTAAAGATGCTAATAAATTTCACGTAACTGCATTGGGCGGAACGTTTGACCATATCCATGATGGACACAAGATACTGTTGAGTGTCTCCACATTCATTACGTCCGAAAGATTAATTTGTGGGATTACATGCGATGAACTTTTgcaaaacaagaaatacaaACAGTTGATTGAACCTTA is part of the Saccharomyces mikatae IFO 1815 strain IFO1815 genome assembly, chromosome: 16 genome and harbors:
- the CAB4 gene encoding putative pantetheine-phosphate adenylyltransferase (similar to Saccharomyces cerevisiae CAB4 (YGR277C); ancestral locus Anc_5.17), with protein sequence MIKTGTVKKKSGEPQNLKESSVSMVEESSRVLIVLPYLLPDATLQRITGQTIPFLRKWQSQLDIVIIPKFKTSFQLDSALGKMYSITRDVLLDYGMINTGINIIFNNSDFAKSGLEWKVVLLPHDSTFKTWKLELRDAQYHTIEHYSLHDKVMEEIIGPKDANKFHVTALGGTFDHIHDGHKILLSVSTFITSERLICGITCDELLQNKKYKQLIEPYDTRCSHVRQFIKLLKPELSIELVPLRDVCGPTGKVPEIECLVVSRETVCGAETVNKTRTEKGMSPLEVHVVNVLGGREEDGWSEKLSSTEIRRLLQSSDSSS